A stretch of the Bordetella genomosp. 8 genome encodes the following:
- a CDS encoding GNAT family N-acetyltransferase, whose product MIPVDCTYERHAGAMLEIFNDAILTSTALYEYQPRTDAVMQAWFEAKRKGGFPVIGFEDGDGTLMGFASYGTFRAFPAFKYSVEHSVYVARDHRGRGLGQALMRALIARARAQQYHVLVGAIDTSNTASCALHEKLGFTHAGTVRQAGFKFGRWLDVAFYQMLLETPDEPADG is encoded by the coding sequence ATGATCCCCGTCGATTGCACCTACGAGCGCCATGCGGGCGCCATGCTGGAGATCTTCAACGACGCCATCCTGACGTCCACGGCGCTGTACGAATACCAGCCGCGCACGGACGCCGTCATGCAGGCCTGGTTCGAGGCCAAGCGCAAGGGCGGCTTCCCGGTGATCGGCTTCGAGGACGGCGACGGCACGCTCATGGGCTTCGCCAGCTATGGCACGTTCCGCGCCTTTCCGGCCTTCAAGTATTCGGTCGAGCATTCCGTGTACGTCGCGCGTGATCATCGCGGCCGCGGCCTGGGCCAGGCACTGATGCGCGCGCTGATCGCGCGCGCCCGCGCCCAGCAATACCACGTGCTGGTGGGCGCCATCGATACCAGCAACACGGCCAGTTGCGCGCTGCATGAAAAGCTGGGGTTCACGCACGCAGGTACGGTGCGGCAGGCCGGCTTCAAGTTCGGCCGCTGGCTGGACGTCGCGTTCTATCAGATGCTGCTGGAAACCCCGGACGAGCCGGCCGACGGTTGA
- a CDS encoding M16 family metallopeptidase, whose product MSTPALSRHLKTLIFSSFLAFQASAATLPEGTTEVSSVEGITEFRLSNGLRVLLAPDDSKPTTTVNMTYLVGSRNENYGQTGMAHLLEHMLFKGTPTTRNAMGEFSRRGLAANGSTSSDRTNYFASFAANPETLDWYLGWQADAMVNSLIAREDLDTEMTVVRNEMENGENSPFRILMQKMEAAAFQWHNYGKDTIGARSDVENVDIGQLQAFYHQYYQPDNAVLIVAGKFNPQDTLDTISKTLGKVPRPSRPLPPEYTVEPVQDGEREVTLRRAGGTPLVAAMYHIPAAGSPDYVPMDLATVMLSDTPSGRLYRNMVQRKLASDVFGFTMEQRDPGVVMFGAQLEPTMDQDASLKALTSTLESVGRTPFTQEELDRARSKWLRDWEQTYSDPQRIGVALSEAIASGDWRLFFLQRDRVREAKLADVQRVAAAYLVPSNRTAGRYIPTAKPVRAPANSRVDLTAALKDYKGDPGYTQAAAFDPTPANIDKLTVRRTLDLPNGKVDVALLSKPTRGHRVRARLLLQFGNADTLRGQRDVADAVADMLERGTSKLSRQAIQDRFDQLKADVNFSGSGTNLSVSISTTRDNLPAVVATVMDIIRNANFPQAQLDEYKAQAITAIQNAMNEPSALAMRALARQDNPWPKDDIRYVPTFEESLASVRTLSHDVLARFHNRFYGAGTIAFSAVGDFDADATETALKKGLAGWKRGAPYTRVPEPYRAIPAQKFDIPTPDKANAFYASRMPLALQDTSKDYAALYMANYLLGTSETSRLWNRVREKDGLSYNVRSTLSASSFEPRGSWVVYAIYAPENRQRLEQAISEELARVHKDGFSEAEIRDGIASLLNYRRLSRAQDDVLASTWIDYIRRGRTFAWSADMDKQIAALTPAAVNEALRTYLKPQDFSTAVAGDFTKKK is encoded by the coding sequence ATTTCCACCCCCGCATTGTCGCGCCACCTGAAGACACTGATTTTTTCGTCCTTCCTGGCTTTCCAGGCCAGCGCGGCGACACTGCCGGAAGGCACGACGGAAGTCTCCTCCGTAGAGGGCATTACGGAATTCCGCCTGAGCAACGGGCTGCGCGTGCTGCTGGCGCCGGACGACTCCAAACCCACCACCACGGTCAACATGACCTATCTGGTGGGTTCGCGCAATGAAAACTATGGCCAGACGGGCATGGCGCACCTGCTGGAGCACATGCTGTTCAAGGGCACGCCCACCACCCGCAACGCGATGGGCGAGTTCTCGCGCCGCGGCCTGGCCGCCAACGGCAGCACCAGCAGCGACCGCACCAACTATTTCGCCAGCTTCGCCGCCAACCCGGAAACGCTGGACTGGTACCTGGGCTGGCAGGCCGACGCCATGGTCAATTCGCTGATTGCGCGGGAAGACCTGGATACGGAAATGACCGTGGTCCGCAACGAGATGGAAAACGGCGAAAACAGCCCCTTCCGCATCCTGATGCAGAAGATGGAAGCCGCGGCCTTCCAGTGGCACAACTACGGCAAGGACACCATAGGCGCGCGCTCGGACGTCGAAAACGTCGATATCGGCCAGTTGCAGGCGTTCTACCACCAGTATTACCAGCCCGACAACGCCGTGCTCATCGTCGCGGGCAAGTTCAATCCCCAGGATACGCTGGACACGATCAGCAAGACGCTGGGCAAGGTGCCGCGCCCGAGCCGTCCGCTGCCGCCCGAATACACGGTCGAACCGGTGCAGGACGGCGAACGCGAAGTCACGCTGCGGCGCGCCGGCGGCACGCCGCTGGTGGCGGCGATGTACCACATCCCCGCCGCGGGCAGCCCCGACTACGTACCGATGGACCTGGCCACCGTCATGCTGTCGGACACGCCGTCCGGCCGGCTGTACCGCAATATGGTGCAGCGCAAGCTGGCGTCGGACGTCTTCGGCTTCACGATGGAACAGCGCGATCCCGGCGTGGTGATGTTCGGCGCCCAGCTGGAGCCCACCATGGACCAGGACGCATCCCTGAAGGCGCTGACCAGCACGCTGGAATCGGTGGGCCGCACGCCTTTCACGCAGGAAGAGCTGGACCGCGCGCGCAGCAAGTGGCTGCGCGATTGGGAGCAGACCTATAGCGACCCGCAACGGATCGGCGTCGCCCTGTCCGAAGCCATCGCCAGCGGCGACTGGCGCCTGTTCTTCCTGCAACGCGATCGCGTGCGCGAGGCCAAGCTGGCCGACGTACAGCGTGTCGCCGCCGCCTACCTGGTGCCCAGCAACCGCACGGCGGGCCGCTATATCCCGACGGCCAAGCCGGTGCGCGCGCCGGCCAACAGCCGCGTCGACCTGACCGCGGCGCTGAAGGACTACAAGGGCGATCCGGGCTATACGCAGGCCGCGGCCTTCGATCCGACCCCGGCCAATATCGACAAGCTGACGGTCCGCCGCACGCTGGACCTGCCCAACGGCAAGGTGGACGTCGCCCTGCTGTCCAAGCCCACGCGCGGGCACCGCGTGCGCGCGCGCCTGCTCCTGCAGTTCGGCAACGCGGACACCTTGCGCGGCCAGCGCGACGTCGCCGACGCCGTGGCCGATATGCTCGAGCGCGGCACCAGCAAGCTGTCGCGCCAGGCCATCCAGGACCGCTTCGACCAACTGAAGGCAGACGTCAACTTCAGCGGTTCAGGCACCAACCTGTCCGTTTCCATCTCCACCACGCGCGACAACCTGCCCGCGGTCGTCGCCACGGTGATGGACATCATCCGCAACGCCAACTTCCCGCAGGCCCAGCTGGACGAATACAAGGCGCAGGCCATCACCGCCATCCAGAACGCCATGAACGAACCGTCGGCCCTGGCCATGCGAGCCCTGGCGCGTCAGGACAATCCGTGGCCCAAGGACGATATCCGCTACGTGCCGACCTTCGAGGAATCGCTGGCCAGCGTGCGGACCCTGTCGCATGACGTGCTGGCGCGCTTCCACAACCGGTTCTACGGCGCCGGAACGATCGCGTTCTCCGCCGTGGGCGATTTCGACGCGGACGCCACCGAAACGGCGCTGAAGAAAGGCCTGGCGGGCTGGAAGCGCGGCGCGCCCTACACCCGGGTGCCCGAGCCCTACCGCGCCATCCCGGCGCAGAAGTTCGACATTCCCACGCCGGACAAGGCGAACGCCTTCTACGCCAGCCGCATGCCGCTGGCGCTGCAGGACACGTCCAAGGACTACGCGGCCTTGTACATGGCCAACTACCTGCTGGGCACCTCGGAAACCTCGCGCCTGTGGAACCGGGTCCGCGAAAAGGACGGCCTGTCATACAACGTGCGCAGCACGCTGTCGGCGTCGTCGTTCGAGCCGCGCGGCAGCTGGGTGGTCTATGCGATCTACGCGCCGGAAAACCGCCAGCGCCTGGAGCAGGCCATTTCGGAAGAACTCGCGCGCGTCCACAAGGACGGCTTTTCGGAAGCGGAAATCCGCGATGGGATCGCCTCGCTGCTGAACTATCGGCGTCTGAGCCGGGCACAGGACGACGTCCTGGCCAGCACGTGGATAGACTACATCCGCCGCGGCCGTACCTTTGCCTGGTCGGCCGACATGGACAAGCAGATTGCCGCGCTGACGCCGGCCGCCGTGAACGAAGCACTGCGCACCTACCTGAAGCCGCAGGACTTCAGCACCGCGGTGGCGGGTGACTTCACCAAGAAGAAGTAA